Proteins encoded by one window of Chondromyces crocatus:
- a CDS encoding fatty acid desaturase, whose product MPTAATTGEIASSGVSRATRREPWLVKHPAEWRQVGIIFVYLGLLAAMFVEERCRNVFFLGAACYFSFLNAVVIHNHLHQGIFQSRRLNMIWRCVLSFGALYPASANIPSHNLVHHHFDDDGQPDWAAPDHVGFRWHLLNLLHFPNVAGPNTFDGVKRWGALHGRGEFRRQYQLESAFAFGVTGALLLVDVWTTLFFIVIPQLWGARGILRINLIQHDRCDTSSEWNHSRNFVGRGFNWIMCNNGYHTIHHNRAGLHWSTLHEAHEREVVPRIDRSLDEPSMVLYLLRTFLFGLKRPTERDVAVSEHVAPLAELASRDVRRAEAEAASA is encoded by the coding sequence ATGCCAACTGCTGCAACGACCGGGGAAATCGCGTCTTCCGGGGTGTCCAGGGCGACCCGCCGCGAGCCCTGGCTGGTGAAGCACCCGGCGGAGTGGCGCCAGGTCGGGATCATCTTCGTCTACCTGGGGCTGCTCGCTGCGATGTTCGTGGAAGAGCGCTGCCGGAACGTCTTCTTCCTCGGGGCGGCCTGCTACTTCAGCTTCCTGAACGCGGTGGTGATCCACAACCACCTGCACCAGGGCATCTTCCAGAGCCGGCGCCTCAACATGATCTGGCGCTGCGTGCTCAGCTTCGGGGCGCTCTACCCGGCGTCGGCAAACATCCCGTCGCACAACCTGGTCCACCACCACTTCGACGACGATGGCCAGCCGGACTGGGCGGCACCCGACCATGTCGGCTTCCGGTGGCACCTGCTCAACTTGCTGCACTTTCCCAACGTCGCCGGGCCGAACACGTTCGACGGCGTGAAGCGCTGGGGGGCGCTGCACGGGCGGGGGGAGTTCCGGCGTCAGTACCAGCTCGAGTCGGCGTTCGCCTTCGGGGTGACGGGGGCGCTCTTGCTCGTGGATGTGTGGACGACGCTGTTCTTCATCGTCATCCCTCAGCTCTGGGGGGCGCGGGGCATCCTGCGCATCAACCTGATCCAGCACGACCGCTGCGACACGTCGAGCGAGTGGAACCACTCGCGCAACTTCGTCGGGCGCGGCTTCAACTGGATCATGTGCAACAACGGCTACCACACCATCCACCACAACCGGGCAGGCCTGCACTGGTCGACGCTGCACGAGGCGCACGAGCGCGAGGTGGTGCCGCGGATCGATCGATCGCTCGACGAGCCGAGCATGGTGCTGTACCTGCTGCGGACGTTCCTGTTCGGTCTGAAGAGGCCCACCGAGCGTGACGTGGCGGTCTCGGAGCACGTGGCGCCGCTCGCCGAGCTCGCGTCACGCGACGTGCGCCGGGCCGAGGCCGAGGCGGCCAGCGCCTGA
- a CDS encoding EVE domain-containing protein encodes MATRRYWLMKSEPYKYSYAQLVKDGQTMWDGVRNYEARNHIREMKAGDLALFYHSNEGKSVAGIARIKREAYPDPTAPEEDWSAVDVEPVTAMKVQVSLDAIRDDPAFADIALLKRSRLSVVPVSKDHFDRILKLGKTKIA; translated from the coding sequence ATGGCGACCCGGCGCTACTGGTTGATGAAGAGCGAGCCGTACAAGTACTCGTATGCCCAGCTCGTCAAAGATGGACAAACGATGTGGGACGGCGTCAGAAACTACGAAGCGCGCAATCACATCCGAGAGATGAAGGCTGGCGACCTCGCCCTGTTTTACCACTCCAACGAAGGCAAATCGGTCGCAGGCATCGCCCGCATCAAGCGTGAGGCGTACCCTGATCCCACCGCGCCGGAAGAGGACTGGAGCGCGGTCGACGTCGAGCCCGTCACGGCGATGAAGGTCCAGGTCTCGCTGGATGCGATCCGCGACGATCCGGCATTTGCCGACATCGCCTTGCTCAAGCGCTCGCGGCTCAGCGTGGTCCCTGTCTCCAAGGATCACTTCGATCGGATCTTGAAGCTGGGCAAGACCAAGATCGCTTGA
- a CDS encoding L,D-transpeptidase family protein, with protein sequence MRPVHRALLAATLLATTFVAPALIAGGSSWKPTAKLVTEIRIDKSDHTLKLLYGEQVVKSYKVAIGPGGAGPKQYEGDKRTPVGTYRVQSRIKGLFHKFLLVSYPNDEDRVRYAEMKRRGEVPAGRGIGHSIGIHGVGSKELAGEHKKSDWTLGCIALDDDEIDEVARLVSDGTRIVITD encoded by the coding sequence TGGCGACCACCTTCGTCGCGCCTGCCCTCATCGCGGGCGGCTCCTCCTGGAAACCCACGGCCAAGCTCGTCACCGAGATCCGCATCGACAAGAGCGACCACACCTTGAAGCTCCTCTACGGAGAGCAGGTCGTGAAATCGTACAAGGTCGCGATCGGCCCTGGCGGCGCTGGCCCCAAGCAGTACGAGGGCGACAAGCGCACCCCCGTGGGCACCTACCGCGTCCAGAGCCGCATCAAGGGGCTCTTCCACAAGTTCCTTCTCGTCAGCTACCCGAACGACGAGGATCGCGTCCGCTACGCCGAGATGAAGCGCCGTGGCGAGGTTCCCGCGGGTCGCGGCATCGGCCACAGCATCGGCATCCATGGTGTGGGCAGCAAAGAGCTAGCTGGCGAACATAAGAAATCCGACTGGACCCTGGGCTGCATCGCCCTCGACGACGACGAGATCGACGAAGTCGCCCGCCTCGTGTCCGATGGCACCCGTATCGTGATCACCGACTGA
- a CDS encoding fatty acid desaturase family protein: MTAIVSTLKSLPFTQLRRNRYFYLWYDGFYAAVCATLLLAMYFSGHKPLLASWDPRMWLLLPLACQAQILCSVYIHNATHNNFPRAVNRLIGEVCGVVVLTRFASWEVIHQRHHRYSDDLDKDPHPVGPSYWKFLVDTIVNVERQLQKIYFDLYGDTPETRRYEKNRAYVSYATNILLIATWYTFLGPIAFFGLFVPASLVGFFHLVHFNWSTHNAFSKDGDFKPVNLNHGYYRIGNWLWHGIYMHANHHKRAGMFNPAKLQPSLPITPPPSA; this comes from the coding sequence GTGACCGCCATTGTCTCGACGCTCAAGTCTCTGCCGTTCACACAGCTACGACGGAACCGTTACTTCTACCTCTGGTACGACGGTTTCTACGCCGCCGTGTGCGCCACCCTCCTCCTGGCGATGTACTTCAGCGGTCACAAGCCGCTCCTCGCCTCCTGGGATCCCCGGATGTGGCTGCTGCTGCCCCTGGCGTGTCAGGCGCAGATCCTGTGCAGCGTCTACATCCACAACGCGACGCACAACAACTTCCCCCGCGCTGTGAACCGGCTGATCGGCGAGGTGTGCGGCGTGGTGGTGCTGACGCGCTTCGCTTCCTGGGAAGTGATCCACCAGCGGCACCACCGCTACTCCGACGACCTGGACAAGGACCCGCATCCCGTCGGGCCGAGCTACTGGAAGTTCCTGGTCGACACGATCGTGAACGTGGAGCGTCAGCTCCAGAAGATCTACTTCGACCTCTACGGCGACACGCCCGAGACGCGACGCTACGAAAAGAACCGCGCCTACGTCAGCTACGCGACGAACATCCTCCTGATCGCGACCTGGTACACGTTCCTCGGCCCGATCGCGTTCTTCGGCCTGTTCGTACCGGCGTCCCTGGTGGGCTTCTTCCACCTGGTCCACTTCAACTGGTCGACGCACAACGCCTTCTCGAAGGACGGCGACTTCAAGCCGGTGAACCTGAACCACGGGTACTACCGGATCGGCAACTGGCTGTGGCACGGCATCTACATGCACGCGAACCACCACAAGCGCGCGGGCATGTTCAACCCGGCGAAGCTGCAGCCGAGCCTTCCGATCACGCCGCCTCCCTCCGCCTGA